A region from the Maridesulfovibrio zosterae DSM 11974 genome encodes:
- the hemW gene encoding radical SAM family heme chaperone HemW, which yields MGLAPAFFNAPLLQGDGKEARNLLLYIHVPFCRSKCHYCAFHSQVFNQVTFAWYLKTLLAEIELWGKRLKSPSIGTIFFGGGTPSLIPPFQLEMIMDALRKNFTFTKGMEITLEANPDSANDLSYFQALNSMGINRLSLGFQSLDDRNLVELGRPHSARQAAEAYFFARKAGFNNISIDLIWGLPNQKVKDWNNELRAVVKLKPEHISCYGLSIEPDTVFGKREQAMDLVLPPDGEQARMFIYGAEFLESMGYIQYEISNFARMGFISRHNQGYWDRLDYLGLGPSAVSTIGARRFTNPLYMDEYDAAVRGGYAGEDYEELTDEIKVQELVMLSLRTSKGLKLSDYKELTGTDLTKEKKSIINALYKNGLCRMSGGFLRLTKNGMLVSNSILQSLAFD from the coding sequence ATGGGTCTTGCTCCGGCATTTTTTAATGCACCTCTTCTGCAGGGTGATGGTAAAGAAGCCAGAAACCTTCTACTTTACATTCACGTCCCCTTTTGCCGTAGTAAATGTCATTACTGTGCATTTCATTCTCAGGTATTCAATCAAGTTACTTTTGCCTGGTACCTGAAAACTCTGCTGGCTGAAATTGAACTATGGGGGAAAAGGCTCAAGAGTCCATCTATTGGAACAATTTTCTTCGGAGGAGGCACTCCCAGTCTGATTCCGCCTTTTCAACTTGAAATGATTATGGATGCTTTGCGGAAGAACTTTACTTTTACAAAAGGGATGGAGATTACTCTTGAGGCTAATCCTGATTCCGCTAATGACCTGTCATATTTTCAAGCACTGAATTCAATGGGAATAAACCGACTAAGTCTCGGTTTTCAATCTCTTGATGACCGTAATCTTGTTGAACTTGGACGCCCCCACTCTGCAAGACAGGCTGCCGAAGCATACTTTTTTGCACGAAAGGCCGGATTCAATAATATAAGTATTGATCTAATCTGGGGATTACCAAATCAGAAAGTCAAAGATTGGAACAATGAACTGAGGGCTGTTGTTAAGCTCAAGCCTGAGCATATTTCATGCTACGGCCTTTCAATTGAGCCGGATACTGTTTTTGGTAAGCGTGAACAGGCTATGGACCTAGTACTTCCACCTGATGGAGAACAAGCGCGAATGTTTATATATGGCGCAGAATTTCTTGAGTCCATGGGTTATATTCAGTACGAAATTTCCAATTTTGCACGAATGGGTTTCATTTCACGCCATAATCAGGGCTATTGGGACCGGCTGGACTATCTTGGACTCGGTCCATCTGCAGTTTCAACAATCGGTGCTCGCAGATTTACTAATCCATTATACATGGACGAATATGACGCCGCAGTACGTGGTGGATATGCTGGTGAAGATTATGAAGAACTTACCGATGAAATCAAAGTTCAAGAGCTTGTCATGCTTAGCCTCAGAACATCTAAAGGCTTGAAACTTTCCGATTACAAAGAACTGACTGGAACTGATTTGACCAAAGAAAAAAAATCCATAATCAATGCCCTCTACAAAAACGGACTATGCCGTATGAGTGGAGGCTTTCTACGACTGACCAAAAACGGGATGCTGGTATCTAATTCTATATTGCAATCATTGGCATTTGATTAG
- the hflC gene encoding protease modulator HflC has protein sequence MSLLKKGSAPLAILIIVAVLGIAQSAYIVKQTERAVVLQLGKPKSGPMGPGLHFKLPFVQNVIYFDSRLLEYDARPAEILTKDKKNMVVDNYSKWRISDPLQFYRTVRSIPRAQARLDDIIYAELRVALGRYTLIEIISSDRTSIMEEVTKTSNELLSPYGIEVKDVRIKRTDLPPENARAIYGRMRAERERMAKQYRSQGNEAAARITAQADKERAITLADANLKAEILRGEGDGIATKIYADSFGKDQRFYSFKKSLEAYEKSFKKNTKVILSSDNPFLQYMK, from the coding sequence ATGAGTTTACTCAAAAAAGGTTCCGCTCCCCTGGCAATACTGATTATAGTTGCCGTATTGGGGATTGCTCAAAGTGCATATATTGTAAAGCAGACTGAAAGAGCAGTTGTCTTGCAGCTTGGTAAACCTAAATCCGGACCGATGGGGCCAGGGCTCCATTTTAAGCTTCCGTTTGTCCAGAACGTAATCTATTTCGATTCACGGCTTCTGGAATACGATGCACGTCCGGCTGAAATTCTGACTAAAGATAAAAAGAATATGGTTGTGGATAACTATTCCAAGTGGCGCATCAGCGATCCCTTGCAGTTTTACCGCACCGTTCGGTCCATTCCTCGTGCGCAAGCCCGGCTGGACGATATTATCTATGCAGAACTTCGTGTTGCTCTAGGTCGCTACACACTGATTGAAATTATCTCAAGTGACCGAACTTCTATTATGGAAGAAGTGACTAAAACTTCAAATGAATTGCTTTCCCCTTACGGGATTGAAGTGAAAGATGTGCGGATTAAACGTACTGATCTGCCTCCTGAAAATGCCCGTGCAATTTACGGTCGTATGAGGGCAGAGCGTGAACGTATGGCCAAACAATATCGTTCTCAGGGTAACGAGGCGGCAGCGCGTATCACTGCTCAAGCAGATAAAGAAAGAGCAATTACCCTGGCAGATGCGAATCTCAAGGCAGAAATATTGCGCGGTGAAGGTGACGGAATAGCTACCAAAATCTATGCTGATAGTTTTGGTAAAGATCAGCGCTTTTACTCTTTTAAAAAGTCACTTGAAGCTTATGAAAAGAGTTTCAAAAAAAATACAAAGGTTATCCTTTCTTCGGATAATCCTTTTCTGCAATACATGAAGTAA
- the hflK gene encoding FtsH protease activity modulator HflK has product MNWDWDKLSEQRQRNSGGPKPPNVDDINSTIKKLRGTGLPGGKYIIIGIIALWFLSGIYIVEPDEVGVVTRFGKYITTTGPGPHYHLPVPIESVMRPKVTQIRRVEVGFRSYGSSRSFTQGQSRNVPEESLMLTGDENIVDVQFIVQYQIKDPVDYLFKVSNQPKTIQDAAEAAMREIIGKTKIELALTTGKLQIQTETRRLLQEIVDRYELGVNVLAVQLQNVHPPNEVVDAFKDVASAREDKSRYINEAEAYRNDILPKARGQAAVIINKAEAYKEMKVREAEGKAKRFMAVYKEYQKAKDITVKRLYLETMENIFSSPDVKKVILSDDAAKKALPFLSLDGGVFPVQTGKK; this is encoded by the coding sequence ATGAACTGGGACTGGGACAAATTATCCGAACAACGGCAGAGGAACAGCGGTGGTCCGAAACCGCCGAATGTGGATGATATTAACTCCACCATTAAGAAACTCCGCGGTACCGGCTTGCCGGGCGGAAAATATATCATAATCGGCATCATTGCGCTCTGGTTCCTATCAGGAATCTATATTGTTGAGCCCGATGAAGTCGGTGTGGTAACGAGATTCGGTAAGTATATTACTACTACCGGACCTGGACCGCATTACCATCTTCCGGTTCCAATTGAATCGGTTATGAGACCGAAGGTCACACAGATCAGACGTGTGGAAGTCGGCTTTCGTTCCTATGGCTCTTCGCGCTCCTTCACTCAGGGGCAGTCACGCAATGTGCCTGAAGAATCTCTTATGCTGACAGGTGACGAGAACATCGTTGATGTTCAATTCATCGTGCAATACCAGATTAAAGATCCGGTAGATTACCTCTTCAAGGTAAGCAATCAGCCTAAGACAATTCAGGATGCGGCTGAAGCAGCTATGCGTGAGATTATCGGTAAGACCAAGATTGAACTTGCACTGACTACCGGTAAACTTCAGATTCAGACTGAGACCAGAAGGTTATTACAGGAAATTGTGGATAGATATGAACTCGGAGTGAACGTACTGGCAGTACAGCTGCAGAACGTGCATCCACCGAATGAGGTTGTAGACGCTTTTAAAGACGTTGCAAGTGCTCGTGAGGACAAGAGTCGTTATATCAACGAAGCAGAAGCTTACCGAAACGATATCCTGCCTAAGGCCAGAGGTCAGGCGGCAGTTATTATCAACAAGGCTGAAGCGTACAAAGAAATGAAAGTGCGTGAAGCAGAAGGTAAAGCTAAACGTTTTATGGCAGTCTACAAAGAGTATCAGAAGGCCAAGGACATTACTGTCAAACGACTCTATCTGGAAACAATGGAAAACATTTTCTCCAGTCCTGACGTTAAAAAGGTTATTCTGTCAGATGATGCAGCGAAAAAAGCATTGCCTTTTCTGTCTTTGGATGGGGGCGTTTTTCCCGTGCAAACCGGTAAAAAATAG
- a CDS encoding phosphomannomutase/phosphoglucomutase, translating to MIKMNKEIFRAYDIRGVVDYDFDEEWVEKLGQACGTWFRSKGQKRAVVGHDCRHSSPVYQAAIVRGLNASGIDVLILNLVPSPVFYFAAKKLHYDAGIMITASHNPPEFNGFKIWSDGTTIHTDDIQQIYNIMKSQDFVNGKGMASCHDIVPSYVEDLLENIKIKRPVKVVLDGGNGAGGHIALELLRKAGAEVIPLYCDPDGDFPNHHPDPVVEKYMGDLFKAVVDHNAEAGIGLDGDADRIGAVDEKGKLIPGDRLMAIYSRELLSRKPDETIIADVKCSHLLFEDIKNHGGRPIMARTGHSIMKAKMAETGAGLGGEMSGHIFFSDRYYGFDDGLYSALRLIEILSHENEPLSKSLEDWPETFFTPELRIDYPEEIKFKLVENAARELSKDNKVIDIDGVRVIYDDGWALVRASNTQAALTMRFEAESPERLAEIRNTIESLLDKLSAELTK from the coding sequence ATGATAAAAATGAATAAGGAAATATTCAGAGCATATGATATCAGAGGTGTCGTAGATTATGATTTTGATGAAGAATGGGTAGAAAAGCTAGGTCAAGCATGTGGTACATGGTTTCGAAGTAAAGGACAGAAGAGAGCTGTTGTCGGTCATGATTGCAGGCACAGTTCCCCAGTTTATCAGGCTGCAATCGTAAGAGGTCTTAATGCTTCAGGAATAGATGTTCTCATTTTAAATCTTGTTCCAAGTCCAGTTTTTTACTTTGCTGCTAAAAAATTACATTATGATGCAGGCATTATGATAACAGCCAGCCACAACCCTCCGGAATTCAACGGATTCAAAATCTGGAGCGATGGCACAACAATACATACTGATGACATTCAACAAATTTACAACATAATGAAATCACAAGATTTCGTTAATGGGAAAGGGATGGCATCTTGCCATGATATTGTTCCCTCATACGTCGAAGATCTACTTGAAAATATTAAGATAAAACGTCCTGTAAAAGTCGTGCTGGACGGCGGTAATGGAGCTGGCGGGCATATTGCCCTTGAACTGTTGCGTAAGGCAGGGGCTGAGGTCATACCGCTCTATTGTGATCCAGATGGAGATTTCCCGAACCACCACCCTGACCCTGTAGTTGAAAAATATATGGGAGACCTTTTTAAGGCTGTCGTCGATCATAATGCAGAAGCAGGAATAGGTCTGGATGGCGATGCTGACCGTATCGGAGCTGTAGATGAAAAGGGTAAACTTATTCCAGGTGACCGGCTTATGGCCATTTACTCGCGTGAGCTGCTCAGCCGTAAGCCTGATGAAACCATAATTGCAGATGTCAAATGCAGCCATCTTCTTTTTGAAGATATCAAGAATCATGGAGGCAGACCAATCATGGCTCGCACTGGTCATTCCATAATGAAAGCTAAAATGGCTGAGACCGGAGCAGGACTCGGCGGTGAGATGAGCGGACATATATTTTTTTCAGATCGTTATTACGGATTTGATGATGGTCTTTATTCAGCTCTTCGGCTTATCGAAATCCTTTCACATGAAAATGAGCCATTATCAAAAAGTCTTGAGGACTGGCCTGAAACTTTTTTTACTCCTGAACTTCGTATAGACTATCCGGAAGAAATTAAATTTAAACTTGTCGAAAATGCTGCTAGAGAACTATCCAAAGATAACAAGGTCATAGATATTGACGGAGTTAGGGTCATATATGATGATGGATGGGCTCTTGTTCGGGCATCAAATACTCAAGCGGCATTAACAATGCGCTTTGAAGCAGAATCACCTGAAAGACTTGCTGAGATTAGAAATACTATCGAATCTCTTTTAGATAAGTTAAGCGCAGAACTGACTAAATAA
- the rnhA gene encoding ribonuclease HI, with protein MSNKKITIYTDGSCLGNPGRGGYGAVLLFGEHKKELSQGYKRTTNNRMEMRAVIAALTELKETCDVTLYTDSQYVKNAFTKKWIDNWQKNGWKTAAKKPVKNKDLWLQFIPLLKKHTVQFRWVKGHSGDPMNELCDDLARTAASSGNLIEDEETL; from the coding sequence ATGTCTAACAAAAAAATAACGATCTATACCGACGGCTCTTGTCTCGGAAACCCTGGACGTGGCGGTTATGGAGCCGTTCTTCTATTTGGCGAACATAAAAAAGAACTGTCGCAAGGCTATAAGAGAACAACTAATAATCGTATGGAAATGCGGGCAGTAATAGCTGCTCTCACTGAACTTAAAGAGACTTGTGATGTTACCCTTTATACTGACTCACAATATGTTAAGAATGCATTCACAAAGAAATGGATAGACAACTGGCAGAAAAACGGTTGGAAAACGGCTGCCAAAAAGCCTGTTAAAAACAAGGATCTATGGCTCCAGTTCATCCCATTACTGAAAAAACATACTGTCCAATTCAGATGGGTAAAGGGACATTCTGGAGACCCTATGAATGAACTTTGTGACGATCTTGCCCGCACAGCAGCATCATCCGGCAATCTGATTGAGGATGAAGAAACTTTATAG
- the dsrP gene encoding sulfate reduction electron transfer complex DsrMKJOP subunit DsrP, which produces MLEKALKGGPKYWAWIGFLLLVIASGFCVYLGQLKEGMTITGLSRDVSWGFYIAQFTYLVGLAASGVMIVLPYYFHHYKKFKGMVIMGEFMAIAAVVMCLGFIIVDIGQPQRMLNIIFHPTPNSILFWDMIVLNGYLILNVVIGWTCLECERQRVETPKWIKPLAYTSIVWAFSIHTVTAFLYAGLPGRHYWLTAILAARFLASAFCSGPAILLLVVFLVRKITKYEPGKGAIGTLTTIITYAMCVNVFFFLLEVFTAFYSNMPGHIHPLAYLFAGSHGHHELVPWMWTAAIFAILSLALLIPPKLRYNQKLLPWSLAILVIATWIDKGLGLLIGGFTPNPFNEITVYWPTGRELMVSMMVYALGALTLTVLYKIATDVKRELGELTTPD; this is translated from the coding sequence ATGCTCGAAAAAGCTCTAAAAGGCGGACCGAAGTACTGGGCCTGGATTGGTTTCCTGCTGCTCGTTATTGCTTCCGGCTTCTGCGTATACCTCGGACAGCTCAAGGAAGGGATGACCATCACCGGCTTGAGCCGTGATGTTTCCTGGGGCTTCTATATTGCACAGTTCACCTATCTTGTCGGTCTTGCCGCATCCGGTGTTATGATCGTACTGCCTTACTACTTCCATCATTACAAGAAGTTCAAAGGCATGGTTATCATGGGTGAATTCATGGCTATTGCTGCTGTTGTCATGTGTCTCGGTTTTATTATCGTTGACATCGGGCAGCCTCAGCGCATGCTGAACATTATCTTCCATCCGACTCCAAACTCTATCCTTTTCTGGGATATGATTGTTCTGAACGGTTATCTGATTCTGAACGTTGTCATCGGTTGGACATGCCTTGAATGTGAACGTCAGCGTGTGGAAACTCCTAAATGGATTAAGCCTCTGGCTTATACCTCCATTGTATGGGCATTTTCTATCCACACCGTTACAGCATTCCTGTATGCTGGTCTTCCAGGCCGTCATTACTGGCTTACTGCTATTCTGGCTGCTCGTTTTCTGGCATCTGCGTTCTGTTCTGGACCTGCAATCCTGCTGCTCGTGGTTTTCCTTGTTCGCAAGATTACCAAATACGAGCCAGGCAAAGGTGCAATCGGAACACTCACAACTATTATTACTTACGCAATGTGCGTGAACGTCTTCTTTTTCCTGCTTGAAGTTTTCACCGCATTCTATTCCAATATGCCTGGACATATACATCCGCTGGCATACCTTTTCGCCGGTAGCCACGGCCACCACGAACTGGTCCCCTGGATGTGGACAGCAGCAATCTTTGCTATTCTTAGCCTTGCGTTGCTGATTCCTCCAAAACTGCGTTACAACCAGAAATTGCTGCCTTGGAGCCTTGCTATCCTTGTTATTGCAACTTGGATTGATAAAGGTCTTGGTTTGCTGATTGGTGGTTTCACACCGAATCCATTCAATGAAATCACTGTTTACTGGCCTACCGGTAGAGAGCTTATGGTTTCCATGATGGTTTACGCACTTGGCGCACTGACTCTGACTGTGCTCTACAAGATCGCAACAGACGTTAAGCGCGAACTCGGAGAACTGACTACTCCTGACTAG
- the dsrO gene encoding sulfate reduction electron transfer complex DsrMKJOP subunit DsrO, with protein sequence MKQSRRNFLKFAGLSAAGLCLAPATAAMASGGGTSKEGHAVVNSNSLHAKRWAMVIDTRKLNTEEAIEALAETCHHIHNVPTIESDQNIKWMWTGSYGEVFPEQENNFPSEDQEKHKFPLLCNHCEFPSCVRVCPTKATFKRADGIVAMDYHRCIGCRYCMAACPYGSRSFNFMDPRTHLDMDKINTKFPTRMRGVVEKCNFCVERLAVGELPACAEKSGGSIVFGDLQDPDSNVRKALRENFTIRRKPTAGTEPGVYYII encoded by the coding sequence ATGAAACAGAGTAGAAGAAACTTCCTTAAGTTTGCAGGTCTCTCTGCAGCAGGACTTTGCCTCGCTCCAGCCACTGCCGCTATGGCATCCGGTGGAGGAACAAGCAAAGAAGGGCACGCAGTTGTCAATTCCAACTCCCTGCACGCGAAGCGTTGGGCAATGGTAATTGATACGCGCAAACTTAATACCGAAGAAGCAATTGAAGCTCTGGCTGAAACATGTCACCACATACATAATGTGCCGACTATTGAATCTGACCAGAATATCAAGTGGATGTGGACCGGTTCTTACGGAGAAGTTTTTCCTGAACAGGAAAACAACTTTCCTTCAGAAGATCAGGAAAAACACAAATTCCCCTTACTCTGTAACCATTGTGAGTTCCCTTCCTGTGTACGCGTATGTCCTACAAAAGCGACATTCAAACGTGCTGACGGAATTGTTGCGATGGACTACCATCGCTGCATAGGTTGCCGTTATTGTATGGCGGCATGTCCTTACGGTTCTCGTAGCTTTAACTTCATGGACCCCAGAACTCACCTGGATATGGACAAGATCAATACGAAGTTCCCCACACGCATGCGTGGTGTTGTTGAAAAATGCAACTTCTGCGTAGAGCGTCTTGCTGTGGGAGAATTGCCTGCATGTGCGGAGAAATCCGGTGGCTCGATTGTTTTCGGGGACCTGCAGGACCCTGATTCTAATGTCAGAAAGGCTCTCAGGGAGAACTTCACCATCCGTAGGAAACCAACCGCAGGCACCGAGCCCGGCGTTTACTACATTATCTAG
- the dsrJ gene encoding sulfate reduction electron transfer complex DsrMKJOP subunit DsrJ translates to MHYGGKIITGLVIFLGLVSMPFWFNIGGSFQEPKLELPKDAKICVAPTENMRRNHMKLLNEWRDMALREGKRTYISAKGDKYTISLQNTCMKCHASKEQFCDKCHNAASVTPYCWDCHVPPKEAK, encoded by the coding sequence ATGCATTACGGTGGAAAAATCATAACTGGCCTGGTTATATTCCTCGGCCTGGTGTCCATGCCATTCTGGTTCAATATCGGTGGAAGCTTTCAAGAGCCTAAACTGGAATTGCCAAAAGATGCTAAAATATGTGTTGCGCCTACTGAAAACATGCGTAGAAATCACATGAAGCTTCTTAACGAGTGGAGAGATATGGCTCTTCGCGAGGGCAAAAGAACCTACATCAGTGCCAAAGGCGACAAATACACTATCAGTCTTCAGAATACCTGTATGAAATGTCATGCCAGCAAGGAACAATTCTGCGATAAATGTCATAATGCCGCCAGCGTAACTCCCTACTGTTGGGATTGCCACGTTCCTCCAAAGGAGGCAAAATAA
- the dsrK gene encoding sulfate reduction electron transfer complex DsrMKJOP subunit DsrK produces the protein MADLPKANELFKSINYTPPSTGWMDTPVDTSPGNWCYPAKAEKLEYLGFPNPREWNPADVDWKLPENWQDIVHEGFKERLGKYRSLKVFMDICVRCGACADKCHFFIGSGDPKNMPVLRAELMRSVYRKDFTMAGKILSTLTGSRVMTEDVLKEWFIYFYQCTECRRCSLFCPYGIDTAEVTMMARELLHLCGVNINWILEPVSNCNRTGNHLGIQPHAFKDIVDFMVDDIEEITGKRINVPINEKGHEVIFITPSGDVFADPGIYTFMGYLMLFDHIGLDYTLSTYASEGGNFGLFTSADMMKKLNAKMYAEAERLGVKWILGGECGHMWRVINQYMDTMNGPANFLEVPKSPITGTVFENARQTKMVHITEFTADLMKHNKLKLDPSRNDHIITTFHDSCNPARAMGLMDEPRYVIKNVVKNFHEMPEQTIREQTFCCAGGSGLNTDEIMEIRMRGGLPRGNALKTVQDENGVNMLSCICAIDRATLLPLANYWAPGVDVCGVHELVGNALILDGEKERETDLRMNPLPGKEG, from the coding sequence ATGGCTGACCTCCCAAAAGCTAATGAGCTTTTTAAAAGCATTAATTATACGCCGCCGTCCACAGGATGGATGGATACCCCGGTAGATACATCTCCGGGAAATTGGTGTTACCCCGCCAAGGCGGAAAAACTCGAGTATCTTGGTTTTCCAAATCCTCGTGAGTGGAATCCCGCTGACGTTGACTGGAAACTTCCTGAAAACTGGCAGGACATTGTCCACGAAGGTTTCAAGGAAAGACTCGGTAAATATCGTTCACTTAAAGTATTCATGGACATCTGTGTTCGTTGTGGTGCTTGCGCTGACAAGTGTCACTTTTTCATCGGTTCCGGTGATCCTAAGAACATGCCTGTTCTGCGTGCGGAGCTTATGCGTTCCGTATACCGTAAGGACTTTACCATGGCAGGTAAGATTCTGAGTACCCTCACCGGTTCCAGAGTCATGACCGAAGATGTTCTTAAAGAATGGTTTATCTACTTCTATCAGTGCACCGAGTGTCGTCGTTGTTCTCTGTTCTGCCCATACGGCATTGATACAGCGGAAGTAACCATGATGGCACGTGAACTGCTGCATCTTTGCGGTGTGAACATCAACTGGATTCTTGAGCCGGTTTCCAACTGTAACCGTACTGGTAACCATCTTGGTATCCAGCCTCACGCATTCAAAGATATCGTTGATTTTATGGTTGACGACATTGAGGAAATTACCGGTAAACGTATTAACGTTCCCATCAACGAGAAGGGCCATGAAGTTATCTTCATCACTCCCTCCGGTGACGTTTTTGCGGATCCAGGTATTTATACCTTCATGGGTTATCTGATGCTGTTTGATCACATCGGTCTTGATTACACTCTGTCCACTTACGCATCTGAAGGCGGTAACTTCGGTCTGTTCACATCAGCAGATATGATGAAGAAACTGAACGCAAAGATGTACGCAGAGGCTGAGCGTCTCGGCGTAAAATGGATTCTCGGTGGTGAGTGTGGTCATATGTGGCGTGTTATTAACCAATACATGGATACCATGAACGGTCCTGCGAATTTCCTTGAAGTTCCAAAGAGCCCTATTACCGGTACTGTGTTTGAAAATGCCCGTCAGACCAAAATGGTTCACATCACAGAGTTTACTGCAGATCTTATGAAGCATAATAAGCTGAAACTTGATCCAAGCAGAAATGATCATATCATCACAACATTTCACGATTCCTGTAACCCAGCTCGTGCCATGGGTCTTATGGACGAGCCGCGTTACGTGATTAAGAACGTTGTTAAGAACTTCCACGAAATGCCTGAACAGACTATCCGTGAGCAAACATTCTGTTGTGCTGGCGGTTCCGGTCTGAACACAGATGAAATTATGGAAATTCGTATGCGCGGTGGTCTGCCTCGCGGTAACGCACTTAAAACTGTACAGGATGAGAACGGTGTAAACATGCTCTCCTGCATCTGTGCAATTGACCGTGCTACCCTTCTCCCGCTTGCTAATTATTGGGCTCCAGGCGTTGACGTCTGCGGTGTTCATGAACTGGTAGGTAACGCACTCATTCTTGATGGCGAAAAAGAAAGGGAAACCGACCTTCGTATGAATCCTCTGCCCGGGAAGGAGGGGTAA